A single genomic interval of Bacteroidota bacterium harbors:
- a CDS encoding DUF2807 domain-containing protein, whose amino-acid sequence MNRKIYLISLLCLSVLLGISSCSLNCIDGEGELVSDKRPVDGANGISVDIDADVSVINGKSKVINIVAQQNILEKIKTEVDGGLLKITSKGCFGIHEPIKVVVTLPDLNRLDLAGSGRIYIPDTFVVDEIKLRISGSGKIDGKFIAASIESDVVGSGSIMLAGSANVQKIVIAGSGDILADKMPCNEATVKMAGSGNATVYAIKELEVKVTGSGTVRYRGKPDLTSKVIGSGKVVDDNH is encoded by the coding sequence ATGAACAGGAAAATATATTTGATTTCATTATTGTGTCTCTCGGTATTATTGGGGATCAGTTCCTGCAGTCTTAATTGCATTGATGGAGAGGGAGAACTTGTTTCGGATAAACGCCCTGTAGATGGAGCAAACGGTATCTCCGTCGACATCGACGCTGATGTTTCGGTCATCAACGGCAAGAGCAAAGTGATTAATATTGTTGCTCAGCAAAATATTCTTGAAAAAATTAAGACGGAGGTGGATGGTGGTCTTTTAAAGATTACAAGCAAAGGATGTTTTGGAATTCATGAACCCATAAAAGTTGTCGTCACTCTTCCTGATTTGAATCGTCTGGATCTCGCGGGAAGTGGAAGGATCTATATTCCGGATACATTTGTTGTGGACGAAATCAAATTGAGGATTTCCGGTTCCGGAAAAATCGATGGTAAATTTATTGCGGCCAGTATCGAATCGGATGTTGTTGGATCTGGAAGTATAATGCTTGCCGGATCGGCCAATGTTCAGAAAATTGTAATTGCCGGATCGGGTGATATTCTTGCTGATAAAATGCCCTGTAATGAAGCAACCGTAAAAATGGCCGGTAGCGGTAACGCAACAGTATATGCTATAAAAGAGCTTGAAGTAAAAGTTACCGGTAGCGGAACTGTAAGATACCGTGGGAAACCGGACCTTACATCGAAAGTCATCGGTTCCGGAAAGGTCGTAGACGACAACCACTAA
- a CDS encoding DUF2339 domain-containing protein produces the protein MLGLLGLLLFAWFGGSIYAFLAAINLRDKVKRQDATIQQIQEELRRVREGDQKKETSEKSSPNEPVIVPQSEPPTYIPTPSVEQERIPVVPVVLHETILEPEIRKPQPPPPPRKPSRTQEEWEALIGGKILNRIGALALIIGVGFFLKYAFDNNWITETMRVVIGVVTGFALLFGGDHFQKKNYKIFSQGLSGSGIAILYLSVYSAFNFYHLVPQIVAMLMMSAVTVITFWQAFKYDSQVIALFGWLGGFLTPFLLSTGQANEIGLFSYIALLDLGLLLVASKKEKWFLLEPLSLLSTILVFSLWFGEFYSDDDLFITIGFSIVFWLLFAGVEFIRINSTSIAIKLHHQFISLANGAFLYLSLFSAINPHHHQWMGLVTTVLSVIYFLIFLWIRKKRSGEEIIQVRYLLSALLLSVIASGTQFDELEITIAWAIESFLVILLAMRYKHAIALFSGVGILVFASISFVVAKDGFEIPFTRYHFLANIRALALLTMACSAFLSYKITTNFQHKFSSKIRDVLCYAWILFLTALMTIETGNYSGQLMYISEPTFATWIQRMSVYILSMEWNLFSLLLWYFSRRYGNEAMFKGALVLLSLALFSAIPASLDQFRPIEFYHSIFNYRSGALAFLALGLFLQSRWTDIYTLKFSFHRLSDLLRLGIVVTLFIFLTVEVRDYFFLKIAKNASGYDTVSTMYRNTWKNQQQLSISIAWLAYSMLLMVIGIYRKRLNIRIVSILLFGLTIAKVFFYDLSYLDSLNRIISFIGLGVILILVSFLYQKYKHIIGLTGKKSE, from the coding sequence ATGCTTGGACTTCTTGGATTACTTCTCTTTGCATGGTTTGGTGGCTCCATCTATGCTTTTCTTGCAGCAATAAATTTACGTGACAAAGTCAAAAGACAGGATGCAACCATCCAGCAAATCCAGGAAGAGCTCAGAAGAGTTAGGGAAGGCGACCAGAAAAAAGAAACAAGTGAAAAATCCAGTCCAAATGAACCGGTAATCGTCCCGCAATCTGAACCACCAACCTATATTCCAACACCCTCGGTTGAACAGGAGCGAATTCCGGTTGTACCTGTCGTGCTTCATGAAACCATTCTCGAACCGGAAATACGAAAACCTCAGCCACCGCCTCCACCGCGTAAACCCAGCAGGACACAGGAAGAATGGGAAGCATTGATTGGTGGAAAAATCCTAAACAGAATTGGCGCTCTTGCGTTGATCATTGGGGTTGGATTCTTTTTAAAATACGCTTTTGACAACAACTGGATCACTGAAACCATGCGTGTTGTTATTGGCGTGGTGACGGGTTTTGCATTGCTCTTTGGCGGGGATCATTTTCAGAAAAAGAATTACAAAATCTTTTCCCAGGGACTTTCAGGTTCCGGAATAGCGATCCTTTACCTGTCGGTTTATTCAGCGTTCAACTTTTATCATCTCGTACCACAAATTGTTGCGATGTTGATGATGTCAGCAGTTACAGTGATTACATTCTGGCAGGCATTCAAATACGATTCTCAGGTGATTGCACTTTTCGGCTGGTTGGGTGGTTTTCTTACTCCGTTTTTATTGAGTACCGGGCAAGCCAATGAAATTGGTTTATTCTCCTATATCGCATTGCTTGATTTGGGTTTGCTATTGGTTGCTTCAAAAAAAGAAAAATGGTTTTTACTGGAGCCCTTGAGTTTACTTTCTACTATTCTAGTCTTTTCACTTTGGTTCGGCGAATTCTATTCAGATGATGATTTGTTTATCACCATTGGTTTCAGCATTGTATTCTGGCTGCTCTTTGCCGGTGTCGAATTCATCAGAATAAATTCTACCTCCATTGCGATCAAATTGCATCATCAGTTTATATCTCTTGCCAATGGTGCATTTTTGTATCTGTCTCTCTTCAGCGCCATCAATCCGCATCATCATCAGTGGATGGGTCTGGTGACAACTGTGCTTAGTGTTATTTATTTTCTTATTTTTTTATGGATCCGCAAGAAAAGATCCGGAGAAGAAATTATCCAGGTGCGTTATCTGCTCTCCGCGCTTCTTTTATCGGTCATTGCATCAGGAACCCAGTTTGACGAACTCGAAATAACCATTGCCTGGGCAATAGAATCCTTCCTGGTTATCCTATTAGCGATGCGTTACAAACACGCCATTGCTTTATTCAGCGGAGTAGGAATTTTAGTTTTTGCTTCAATCTCTTTTGTTGTTGCGAAAGATGGTTTCGAAATCCCATTTACACGTTATCATTTTCTCGCTAATATCCGTGCATTGGCATTACTGACTATGGCTTGCTCCGCGTTTTTATCTTATAAAATCACCACAAATTTTCAACATAAATTTTCATCGAAAATACGAGATGTATTGTGTTACGCCTGGATACTGTTTCTTACCGCTTTAATGACCATTGAAACCGGAAATTACAGCGGTCAATTGATGTACATTTCTGAGCCTACATTTGCAACATGGATTCAAAGGATGTCGGTTTATATTTTATCCATGGAATGGAACTTGTTTTCACTCTTACTTTGGTATTTCTCCAGAAGATATGGAAATGAAGCGATGTTCAAAGGAGCACTCGTGCTTTTGTCACTTGCCTTATTCAGCGCGATTCCCGCTTCACTTGATCAATTCCGTCCCATAGAGTTTTATCACAGCATTTTCAACTATCGTTCCGGAGCACTAGCGTTCCTGGCCCTTGGATTATTTCTTCAATCAAGATGGACCGACATTTACACTCTGAAATTTTCATTTCACCGTCTGAGTGATTTGCTCAGGTTAGGTATTGTTGTAACATTATTTATCTTTCTTACTGTAGAGGTACGTGATTATTTTTTCCTAAAAATCGCGAAAAACGCAAGTGGATATGATACTGTAAGCACGATGTACAGAAACACCTGGAAGAACCAGCAACAATTGTCAATTTCAATTGCCTGGCTTGCATATTCTATGCTCTTGATGGTGATCGGAATCTACAGGAAAAGATTAAACATTCGCATAGTTTCCATCCTGTTGTTCGGATTGACTATCGCAAAAGTATTTTTCTATGATCTTTCTTATCTGGATTCCCTGAACAGGATCATCTCCTTCATTGGACTTGGAGTAATACTCATTCTGGTATCCTTTCTTTATCAGAAATACAAACACATCATTGGCCTTACTGGAAAGAAATCAGAATAA
- a CDS encoding T9SS type A sorting domain-containing protein, whose product MDNYLDPIDDNSIIGSSQYGNFNQSFDGGFSGNGIFANINNENGEWTTPIVADYNNHGTFYIGYSNVSKSTDNGMSWSMISSFPVPGISDNEITAIALSNSDPNVLYVAKRVRYEYSIPGSVYMTSDGGQNWNDITAGVPDSLYYTSMDVHSSDPMIAYISMAGFSVGNKVFRTTDGGMSWQNISFNLPNLPVNCIKNIPGTNMLLAGTDIGVYLLDSASSNWSLYGTGLPNVIVTDIEFNEVLNKIYVSTFGRGIWETDLGTLLHVSAGNEAKFKADLYPSVNNGTFTIHFSSPHNSNGKIRLEVIDITGRLVSCSTLSGNNDSIQKLDVKPGKYFARLTCEQGVLVKNFIVE is encoded by the coding sequence ATGGATAATTATCTGGATCCAATCGATGATAATTCCATTATTGGTTCAAGTCAGTATGGAAATTTTAATCAGAGTTTTGATGGAGGATTTTCCGGGAATGGAATTTTTGCAAACATTAATAATGAAAACGGCGAATGGACAACGCCCATTGTTGCTGACTATAATAATCATGGTACATTTTACATAGGATATTCCAATGTGAGTAAAAGTACAGACAATGGTATGAGTTGGTCCATGATTTCTTCTTTTCCGGTTCCGGGAATTTCAGATAATGAAATTACTGCAATTGCATTAAGTAATTCCGATCCGAATGTATTGTATGTTGCAAAGAGAGTTCGATATGAATATTCAATTCCGGGATCCGTGTATATGACCAGCGACGGAGGGCAGAACTGGAATGATATTACTGCCGGTGTGCCGGACTCATTGTATTATACGAGTATGGATGTACACTCATCAGATCCGATGATTGCCTATATCAGCATGGCCGGATTTAGTGTCGGAAATAAAGTGTTCAGGACCACAGACGGAGGAATGAGCTGGCAAAATATTTCATTTAACCTTCCCAATCTTCCTGTCAATTGCATAAAAAATATTCCCGGTACAAATATGCTTCTTGCCGGTACAGATATTGGGGTTTATCTGCTTGACAGTGCATCCTCTAATTGGAGTTTGTATGGAACAGGTTTGCCAAATGTGATTGTGACAGATATTGAATTTAATGAGGTATTGAATAAAATTTATGTCAGCACTTTTGGCAGAGGAATTTGGGAAACGGATCTTGGTACCTTGCTGCATGTCTCTGCTGGCAACGAAGCAAAGTTTAAAGCTGACTTGTATCCTTCTGTAAACAATGGAACTTTCACTATCCATTTTTCATCACCTCATAATTCAAATGGAAAGATACGTTTGGAAGTTATTGATATCACGGGAAGATTGGTTTCATGTTCTACTCTTTCCGGAAATAATGATTCAATCCAAAAGCTTGATGTGAAACCCGGAAAATATTTTGCCCGGCTTACTTGTGAACAAGGTGTTCTTGTCAAAAACTTTATTGTCGAATGA
- a CDS encoding aminoacyl-histidine dipeptidase — protein MSSNVRALSPAPLWNNFADLNAIPRASKKEQRVIEFAKNFGEKLGLPTHVDGIGNVIIKKPASPGMEKKMTIALQGHLDMVHQKNSTTQFDFDTQGIDMIVDGDWVKANGTTLGADNGIGVASIMTLLASKDIPHPPLEALFTIDEETGMTGALGLKGGLLNAKIMLNLDTEDDRELTIGCAGGVDVTANGTYKEIAVNAGSKGLRIQVKGLTGGHSGMDIHKGRGNANKIMNRILASALQKFSFQLNSVDGGSLRNAIPRESVAELAISSDQLAGFTSLIGELAQILKKENHTTDPNLIIDIQLIDAPVKAMDADFQNKFLRAVYACPNGIYRMSPDIKDLVQTSNNLARILIKDGTYTIQCLTRSAVDTEKMDLAQSIQSGFELMGAKVSFAGSYPGWAPAPDAGIVKLMSNLYTERYKESALVNACHAGLECGIIGANYPETEMISFGPNIHGAHSPDEKVQISSVQKFWSFLLETLKRIPDAN, from the coding sequence ATGTCATCGAACGTTCGTGCCCTGTCTCCGGCTCCACTCTGGAATAATTTTGCCGACCTCAACGCAATTCCACGTGCTTCTAAAAAAGAACAACGTGTCATCGAATTCGCGAAAAACTTTGGAGAAAAATTAGGTCTGCCTACTCATGTTGACGGGATCGGCAATGTGATTATTAAAAAACCGGCCAGTCCTGGAATGGAAAAAAAGATGACCATCGCTTTGCAAGGCCATCTCGACATGGTTCATCAAAAAAACTCTACAACACAATTCGATTTTGATACACAGGGAATCGACATGATAGTAGACGGAGATTGGGTTAAAGCCAATGGCACAACTCTTGGCGCCGACAATGGAATCGGAGTAGCATCCATCATGACCTTACTCGCTTCAAAAGATATTCCGCATCCACCACTCGAAGCCCTGTTCACGATCGATGAAGAAACCGGAATGACCGGAGCACTCGGACTTAAAGGAGGATTGCTCAATGCTAAAATCATGCTCAACCTTGATACAGAGGATGACCGTGAACTCACGATTGGTTGCGCCGGAGGTGTTGATGTGACTGCAAATGGTACTTATAAAGAAATCGCAGTAAATGCCGGTAGCAAAGGACTTCGTATCCAGGTAAAAGGACTTACCGGAGGCCATTCGGGGATGGACATTCACAAAGGAAGAGGAAATGCAAACAAAATCATGAATCGCATCCTCGCATCTGCACTTCAGAAATTCTCATTTCAGTTGAACTCGGTTGACGGCGGTAGTTTAAGAAACGCGATTCCACGCGAATCGGTTGCTGAACTTGCAATCTCTTCTGATCAGTTGGCAGGATTCACTTCCTTGATTGGAGAATTGGCTCAGATATTGAAAAAAGAAAATCACACCACTGATCCAAACCTGATCATTGACATTCAGCTCATCGATGCACCTGTGAAAGCAATGGATGCTGATTTCCAGAATAAATTTTTAAGAGCAGTGTATGCTTGTCCAAACGGAATTTACAGAATGAGTCCGGATATTAAAGATCTGGTTCAAACTTCCAATAACCTGGCGCGGATCTTAATCAAAGACGGAACATATACGATTCAATGTCTTACAAGGAGTGCTGTTGATACCGAGAAAATGGATCTTGCGCAATCCATTCAATCAGGCTTTGAGCTGATGGGTGCTAAGGTAAGCTTCGCCGGCTCTTATCCGGGCTGGGCTCCGGCTCCTGATGCAGGCATTGTGAAATTAATGAGTAACCTTTATACAGAGCGCTACAAAGAATCGGCACTCGTGAACGCCTGTCATGCCGGACTGGAATGCGGGATCATCGGAGCTAATTATCCGGAAACAGAAATGATTTCCTTCGGGCCGAACATTCACGGCGCTCATTCTCCCGATGAAAAAGTGCAAATCAGTTCCGTACAGAAATTCTGGAGTTTCCTTTTGGAAACCTTGAAAAGGATTCCTGATGCCAATTGA
- a CDS encoding YHS domain-containing protein, translated as MKNLRRIKRLFLLLFTIVCCASCEHHSQNATNNEGGQDRKNSKRNFRLISDTDVVCGYPVDDYCCDTAVYRDGIYGFCCHGCKHEFELHPIKYTRKLN; from the coding sequence ATGAAAAACTTGAGGCGAATAAAACGATTATTCCTCTTATTGTTCACAATTGTTTGTTGTGCATCCTGCGAACATCATTCGCAAAATGCAACAAATAATGAAGGAGGACAGGATCGTAAAAACAGTAAAAGAAATTTTCGTCTGATTTCGGATACTGATGTCGTTTGTGGATATCCTGTTGACGATTATTGTTGTGATACAGCAGTTTATCGAGATGGGATATATGGATTTTGTTGTCATGGCTGCAAGCATGAATTTGAACTGCATCCGATAAAATACACGAGAAAATTGAATTAA
- a CDS encoding T9SS type A sorting domain-containing protein — protein sequence MKFRLNLTCILFTGLILILANMSLQAATYYSRQNGLSNASSSWSTAGLGGAAAASAPNGLDDVVIGNGYTITTSGLFSVNSIVVQSGGIMTVNSSFRVIGLLGSSTSSNAGTISGTGTFNLNPLFGGTFANTGTLAVGTYSTFNCTMTNSGTMSVTSMTLILSSFTNTGTVNNTGNLVLTNLLGGSTWNNNNGSTLNISGNISYSGSGNTFNASASANTVNFCASGTQNIFSTTYHHLSVSGSGTKTLSGNVTVNSNLTVSGSATLACSTYQITGNGSGILSLSSGTTLSLGNAGSATNVSFPTSYTSANISLNSSSTVIYQSTGAQTVSSTPTSYGHLTIQGGGTKTLAGSIVVNGDLTIAGSAGLDVSASNYSITANQDWTVTSSKTPPFTARSGTVTFSGLGYSDINSSGTETFYNLVINNPGGVSISGGTQQVSSVLTLTNGIVNQMATLEILAGASVSGASDASYVDGMVTKTGNTAFSFPVGGSGVYSPLVISAPSVVTDKFSVGYYYQDPNIAFDVTQKDATITNISRCEYWSMSRTAGSSSVTVTPGWTANSCNITSPTDMRIARWDVTESKWKDHGNGGVTGTISAGTIVSAAALSSFGPITLANVNSTTLPVHLLSFNCKILESNQVQLGWATATEINNDYFSIERSEDGIHFKVVAVVPGSGNSQQVRRYAFTDIHPIAGTTYYRLRQTDYDGKSVCSDLCWTEPYSNHENEISMFPNPASNELFIRNKQYTSAQVLVRDQYGKEVLQTELRHGVDTRLDLSDFSAGIYYMRFISDEGDSFDKRLSIEK from the coding sequence ATGAAATTTCGCTTAAATCTTACGTGCATTTTATTCACAGGACTCATTTTGATTCTTGCGAATATGTCTTTGCAGGCAGCGACGTATTATTCAAGACAGAATGGATTGTCAAATGCAAGTTCTTCCTGGAGTACAGCAGGTTTAGGGGGAGCTGCCGCAGCATCCGCGCCAAATGGTCTGGATGATGTGGTGATCGGGAATGGTTACACCATAACCACATCAGGCTTATTCAGTGTAAATTCAATTGTTGTGCAATCTGGCGGAATTATGACTGTCAACAGCTCTTTCCGTGTTATTGGATTGCTTGGGTCATCCACTTCAAGCAATGCCGGAACGATAAGCGGTACCGGAACATTTAACCTGAATCCTTTATTCGGGGGTACTTTTGCAAATACCGGAACATTAGCGGTAGGGACTTACTCTACATTCAATTGCACAATGACCAATTCAGGAACCATGAGTGTGACTTCCATGACACTAATTTTATCATCCTTCACCAATACAGGTACAGTCAACAACACCGGTAATCTTGTGCTTACGAATTTACTTGGAGGAAGTACCTGGAACAATAACAACGGTTCCACCTTGAATATTTCAGGAAACATTTCTTATTCAGGAAGTGGAAATACATTCAATGCTTCAGCGTCTGCAAACACGGTAAATTTCTGTGCATCCGGAACACAAAATATATTTTCTACAACCTATCATCACCTTAGTGTATCAGGTAGCGGAACTAAAACCTTGTCGGGTAATGTAACCGTGAATTCAAATTTAACTGTATCCGGTTCGGCAACGCTGGCATGCAGTACTTACCAAATTACCGGAAACGGCAGCGGTATTTTGAGTCTTTCTTCAGGAACAACATTGTCACTGGGAAATGCCGGTAGTGCCACGAATGTTTCATTTCCTACTTCGTATACCAGCGCCAATATATCCTTGAATAGCAGCAGCACTGTGATTTATCAATCTACCGGAGCTCAAACAGTTTCTTCAACGCCCACAAGCTATGGACATCTGACTATCCAGGGAGGTGGTACAAAAACTCTTGCGGGAAGTATAGTCGTGAATGGGGATCTCACCATCGCCGGTTCTGCAGGTCTGGATGTAAGTGCATCAAACTACTCAATCACGGCGAACCAGGATTGGACAGTTACTTCTTCCAAAACTCCTCCTTTCACTGCACGTTCAGGTACCGTGACTTTTTCGGGTTTAGGCTATTCGGATATTAATAGTTCTGGCACTGAGACTTTTTATAATCTTGTGATTAATAATCCCGGTGGAGTTTCTATTTCAGGCGGGACTCAGCAGGTTTCTTCTGTTCTCACCTTGACGAATGGTATAGTCAATCAAATGGCTACCCTCGAAATTCTTGCTGGTGCTAGTGTGAGTGGAGCGAGTGACGCATCCTATGTAGACGGAATGGTTACGAAAACAGGAAATACTGCTTTCAGCTTTCCTGTTGGTGGATCAGGAGTGTATTCACCTCTTGTCATTTCTGCTCCATCTGTCGTAACAGATAAATTTTCTGTTGGATACTATTACCAGGATCCGAACATTGCATTTGATGTGACTCAAAAGGACGCAACAATCACAAACATTAGCAGGTGTGAATATTGGAGCATGAGCAGGACAGCCGGTTCATCTTCTGTTACTGTGACTCCCGGATGGACCGCGAACAGTTGTAATATCACATCACCAACCGATATGCGAATTGCAAGGTGGGATGTTACGGAATCGAAGTGGAAGGACCACGGTAACGGAGGAGTTACCGGAACAATTTCAGCCGGGACAATCGTATCCGCAGCGGCACTTTCGTCATTCGGGCCGATAACACTCGCGAATGTGAATTCAACTACATTGCCTGTCCACTTGCTTAGTTTTAACTGCAAAATTTTGGAGTCGAACCAGGTCCAGCTTGGTTGGGCAACCGCGACAGAGATCAATAATGATTATTTCTCTATTGAGCGATCAGAAGATGGAATACATTTTAAGGTTGTTGCTGTGGTTCCGGGTTCAGGGAATAGTCAGCAGGTGAGAAGGTATGCTTTCACCGATATTCATCCGATTGCAGGAACAACTTATTATCGACTCCGACAAACCGATTACGATGGAAAATCGGTCTGCTCCGATTTATGTTGGACGGAACCATATTCGAATCATGAAAATGAAATCAGCATGTTTCCAAATCCTGCAAGCAATGAACTTTTTATACGGAACAAACAATATACGTCAGCACAGGTACTCGTGAGGGATCAGTATGGAAAAGAAGTTTTGCAAACAGAACTCAGGCACGGAGTTGACACACGTCTGGATTTGTCTGATTTCAGCGCGGGAATCTATTACATGCGTTTCATCTCCGATGAAGGAGATTCATTCGACAAGCGACTCAGTATTGAAAAATAA
- a CDS encoding heavy-metal-associated domain-containing protein codes for MKTAMLGVNGLTCSACSRTVEMSLRKLSFIKDVDMNLEHTEGKLTFTPGSDIDFSKITKAVTDAGFSVRYLSAFYEFNKITINTGFCLQNNKYNLQFVNSTNQTLNGEKEIIFLGQEFLPKSEFNKIRPSLINTCSNKNQKVYYVTLK; via the coding sequence GTGAAAACTGCAATGCTCGGAGTGAATGGACTTACCTGCTCAGCATGTAGCCGAACGGTTGAAATGAGTTTGCGTAAATTATCCTTCATCAAAGATGTAGACATGAACCTGGAACACACAGAGGGCAAATTGACATTTACTCCGGGCTCGGATATTGATTTTTCAAAAATCACCAAAGCGGTTACAGATGCCGGATTTTCGGTACGCTATCTTTCTGCATTTTATGAATTCAATAAAATCACTATCAACACCGGATTCTGTCTTCAAAACAATAAATACAATCTGCAATTTGTCAACAGCACGAATCAAACGCTGAACGGAGAAAAGGAAATCATATTTCTGGGTCAGGAATTCTTACCGAAAAGTGAATTCAATAAAATCAGGCCGTCCCTGATCAACACCTGTTCCAATAAAAATCAAAAGGTGTATTACGTTACACTCAAATGA
- a CDS encoding DUF1801 domain-containing protein, which produces MKTLEEFYECITSEEREMVDLLREIILSTSPQFREKISYQVPYFFIHSRVCYIWPASVKPGPKAGVVLGFCKGQMIVDEESILEKEGRKEIATITFYSINDIKSRKIKELLYQAILIDEEISAK; this is translated from the coding sequence ATGAAAACACTCGAAGAATTTTACGAATGCATTACTTCTGAAGAAAGAGAAATGGTCGACCTGCTTCGTGAGATTATTCTCAGCACATCACCTCAATTCAGGGAAAAAATCTCTTACCAGGTTCCCTACTTTTTTATTCATTCAAGAGTTTGTTATATCTGGCCGGCTTCAGTCAAACCGGGTCCAAAAGCAGGTGTTGTACTTGGATTTTGCAAAGGACAGATGATTGTTGATGAAGAATCCATACTTGAAAAAGAAGGCAGAAAAGAAATCGCGACCATTACCTTTTATTCGATAAATGATATAAAATCGAGAAAAATTAAGGAGTTACTTTATCAGGCAATTTTGATTGATGAGGAAATATCCGCCAAATGA